From the Mammaliicoccus sciuri genome, the window ATTAAAGCTTTCATATCGAAATACATCGCTTTAATTGTATTTTTAGCTATTGCTGCATACATAGCTTTTGTATTTGTAGGAGAACATGATTATTGGATGGTTAGTAGTATGGACTATCGTATTTTATTATATATCACTTTTGCATTTTTAATTTTAATTAACTTTAGCACACAGTTTGATGAATTTATGTTTAGTTCTGTTGAATTGATTAGTAGATATTCATTTTTCGTTTATTTATTACATCCGATTATATTGGAATATATGTTCCAATATACAAGTATATTTGAAGAACAGACATTCATCTTTATTCCAATATCTTTACTGTTTATTGTGGGATGTTGTCTCGGGATTGGTATTTTATTAAGAGAATTTCAAATTTTTAAATTCGTAATGGGCAGACAACCTTACAACAAATAAATATTTAAATAAAAAAGCAAGTTATCTCACAAACGAGGTAACTTGCTTTTATTTATATTATGCTGTTTTGTATGATGATTTTTTAAATTGATATACGATGAAGCCGATGATAAATCCGACAACTGCTGGTAACACCCAGCCCATTCCAATCGTGAAGAATGGTAAGAATTTTTCGCCAAAAGTGATAACTGCATGTGCAAAACCTGTATTTGCGATGAATCCAGGACTTGCTTTAATGCCATCAACAAATGAAGCGATCAGTGTAAAATATGTCGTAAATTGATAAACAATTTTTGAATGATTAAAGAATGAACTGAATAATGTTAGCAAAATAATTGTAATCGCTAATGGATATAAAAACATTAATACTGGTGTAGAGTATTCAATAATTTTTGTTAAACCAACATTAGCAAATATACATGAAATAATACTTACAACTGTTGCAAACATTAAATAATTTTGTTTTGGAAATAGTTCTGTGAATGTTTCTGAAAAGGCTGTGATTAAGCCTATAGCAGTCTTTAAACAAGCTACGATAATGATAAGTGATAGTAATATGATGCCGTAATCACCTAAATAATATCGTGCGATTTGAGCTAAAGCTATGCCACCATTTTCACTCGCTTTGAAATGACCTAAACTCATCGTACCCATAAATGCTAATAAACTATAAATAATACCCATTAAAATAATGCTAATTGTACCAGATTTAAATGTTTCTTTCGCAATATGATTTGGGTTTGTAATACCTAACTTTTTAATAGTGGATACGATAATAATACCGAATGCCAGTGCAGCTAAAGCATCAAGCGTATTATAACCATCAATGAAACCTTTTAATAACGCGCTATTTTCATAATCAGGACTAATATTAGCATTTGATACTTGTCCAATTGGATTAATAAACGCTAATAAAATCAATAAGCCTAAAAGGACTAAAAATACAGGATTTAAAAATTTACCGATATATTCTAGAATTTTTGAAGGTTTTTTTGAGAAAAACCAAGCAACTAAGAAGAATAAAATACTAAATATCGATAAATATAATGTGACAGATGAATCTGAAATAAACGGTGTAAATGCAATTTCAAACGATGTCGTCGCAAGTCTAGGTAACGCATAAAGCGGTCCAATTACAAGATAAAGTAATATTGTGAAGATATAAGCGTATTTGCGATTCACACGTGTCGTTACTTCAAAAATACCATGCGTCTTAGAAATACCAATTGCGATAATACCTAAGAACGGTAAACCAATCGCAGTAATTAAGAAACCAATATTGGCCGTTAAAACATTCGATCCCGCCAATTGACCTAAATGAATAGGGAAAATTAAATTACCCGCTCCAAAAAATAAGCCAAAAAGTAAGGATCCAATATATATATTTTCTTTAAAAGTCAGTTTGTTTTTCATGATGATAAATTTCTCCTATTTTTTTAATCAACTTCACTATCTTAATGCGTATTGTAAGAAGATGTCAAATGGGTATTGGGGATAAACAAAGAAAGAGCCTAGAACAACGATGAATGCTGTTCTAGGCTCTTTTATGATTTTATTGTGGCGCTAACGTTCAAGACTCAAAAACAAGATCGTTAGAAATTCTAACGTCCAAGAAAGCGAAACAAGATCGTTAGCGCACCGAATCGTAGGTGAAATAGTGTAAATATGCTCTAAATGAGCTGTCTAACGCTCAAGACTCAAAAACAAGATCGTTAGAAATTCTAACGTCCAAGAAAGCGAAACAAGATCGTTAGCGCGCCGAATCGCAGGTGAAACGGTGTAAATATACTCTAAATGAGCTATCTAACGCTCAAGACTCAAAAACAAGATCGTTAGAAATTCTAACGCTCAAGAAAGTGAAACAAGATCGTTAGCGCACCGAATCGCAGGCGAAATAGAGTAAATATACTCTAAATGAGCTATCTAACGCTCAAGACTCAAAAACAAGATCGTTAGAAATTCTAACGTCCAAGAAAGAGAAACAAGATCGTTAGCGCGCCGAAATGTAGGTGGAATAACGTAAAAATACACTAAATGAGCTATCTAACGATCAAGAAACGAAAACAAGATCGTTAGCGCACCGAATCTCACCAAATTTCTAGTTATTTCTCATCTCATACAGCAATCCTTGTGCGGCTTCTAAGTTTGGTTTATCCATATTTTTAAGTGCTTCTGTTATAAGTTGAATTTCATTACCTTTTGCACCGATTTTAATTGCTAATGATTTATAGTGTAGGTTCATATGACCTTGCTGTATACCTTCTGATACGAGTGCACGACATGCTGAAAAGTTCTGTGCTAGTCCTACTGCTGCTACAATATGTGCTAATTCTTGAGCTGTTTTAACGCCTAGCAAGTCTAATGTAACTTTAGATATTGGTAAGAGGTCTATGCTTCCGCCTATAATGCCAAGTGTTAATGGTAATTCTATTGCACCAATTAAGAATTGGTTATCTCTATCATATTTCCAAGTTGTTAAACTTCTATATTGTCCGTCTTTACTTGCATAAGCATGCGCACCTGCTTCTACGCTTCTCGTATCATTACCTGAAGCTAATACAACTGAGCTAATACCATTCATAACACCTTTATTATGTGTGACTGCTCTATATGGATCGATGTGCGCTAATACAGATGCTCTTTCCATACGGTGTGCGACTTCTGCACCACCTACATCACCTTTATCCAAATCTGAAACGGCAATTTTACCTTCAATGCGAATCACAGATGTTATTGAATAGTTTGAAAGGATACTCATTAATACGTTTGTATCACTTAATTGCGTTTCTAAATAATGTGCAATACCTTCAAGAATGGTATTGATAATATTAGCACCCATTGCATCACGTGTATCGATATGAACTTTTAAAGAAAGCATGCCTTCTTCAGGGAATTCATTCGTTTCGATTTTGCGATAGCCGCCACCTCTTTTAAGAATAGAAGGGTATATTTGATCAGCTACTTGGTGAATATCTGATTCTAAATTTAGTATATCCTTAGATAGTTGAGCAGTATCTGTAACATTATCAAATACGATTTGCCCTAATTTAATATTGTCACTTTGAACAACTTTAAGACCACCAGATTTGTTGAAAAGTTTAGAACCGAAACTTGCTGCTGCGACTACTGAAGGCTCTTCAACCATCATAGGGACAGCGTACGCTTTATCTTCTACTATAATTTCAGGTAAGACACCTACTGGTAAGGTACCTTGACCAATGACATTCTCGATTAAATTCTCTAAAAGTTCTTTATCTATTTCTGAATTATTGAGTAATATTTGTTCAGATTCTTCTTTAATCCAACCATGCTCTTTTAATTGTTTAATTTTCTCAAGTCGTGATAAGTGTCTGAAATCTTTCGTTAAAGGTTTCATTAAAGTCCTACTCCTTTTTCTATCATTAATGCTATGCCTAAGCCACCACCGATACAAGCAGTCGCGATACCTGTTTGTTTATCTTCTTGTTTTAAGGCATGTGCTAACGTTGTAACTAATCTTGAACCTGTTGAGCCTAGTGGATGACCTAAAGCAATTGCGCCACCATAAATGTTAAATTTCTCATCTGGTATGTTCAAGTTCTTTTTAACAGGAATACTTTGTGCTGAGAATGCTTCTGTCATCTCAACTAAGTCGATATCTTGAATTGTCTTTCCAATCTTGTTTAATAGTGACTCTACAGCATAGAAAGGTGCATAACCCATGTATAATGGATCACAGCCGATCTCTGCGTGTTGTCCGACAGTTGCTAGGATTGTATAGCCATTCTTTTTCGCATATGATTCACTCATTAAAATTAAAGCAGAACCACCGTCACTTAAAGCTGAAGCGTTACCCGCAGTCACTGTACCATCTTCTTTGAAAATAGTTTTTAATGTTGCAAGGTCTTCCATTGTACTTTCTGGTCTAATTAATTCATCTGAAGTCATTGTTTCACCATTTGCATCTTCTAACGAAACGATTTCTTCGTTAAATTTACCAGCTTTAGTTGCTTTATCAGATTTTAAGTGTGAATTTAAAGCAAACGCATCTTGTTCTTCACGTGTAACTTCATATTTAGTTGCAATTGCTTCTGCAGTTAAGCCCATCGCCATATTATGAAAGACGTCTGTTAAACCATCATGCATGAAACTTTTAACAGGTGCGTCGCTTTTTTTTAGAATAAGGTCTGGTGTGTTCGTCATACTTTCAACGCCGCCAACAGCAACAACATTTGCTTCGCCAAGTTGAATAAGTTGTTTCCCTAAAATGATAGATTTAAGTCCTGATCCACAAACTTCGTTTACAGTCATACCAGGTGTTTCATATGGTAAACTAGCATTTACAGCAATTTGTCGAGCAGCATTTTGTCCCGTACCTGCTTGAACAACGTTACCGAAAATGACATTCTCGATATCTTTAGGATCTAGTTGAATTTTATTAATTGCAGATTTTAAAGCAGCAGTCCCTAATTCTACTGCAGAGTAGTTACTCAACCTTCCTCTGAATTTTCCTACAGGTGTTCTTTGAGCACTTACGATTACAACTTTATTCATATTTTATGTTCTCCTTAAAAATTTATTTATTAATAATTGTCAATACTTAATGTAGTTTGATATCATTCAATATATAAAATAACATATTGAGAGGAAATTATTATGGCAATAGGTATTGATAAATTAGATTTTTACATCCCAAGTTTTTATGTAAGTATGGAAGATTTGGCAAATGCTCGTGGAGTAGATCCAAATAAATTTAAAATTGGTATCGGACAAAATAAAATGGCCGTTAATCCAGTGAGCCAAGATATTATATCAATGGGTATTAACGCAGCTCAAGATATTTTATCTGAACAAGATAAAAAAGATATCGACATGGTGATCGTAGCGACTGAATCAAGCGTTGATCACTCTAAAGCAGCATCAATAGAAATTCATAACCAACTAAATATTCAACCATTTGCACGTTGTATTGAAATGAAAGAAGCATGTTACTCAGCTACAGCAGCTATCCAACTTGCTAAAGATTTCTTATCAAACAACCCAAACAAGAAAGTACTTGTAATCGCATCTGATATCGCACGTTACGGATTAAATTCAGGTGGCGAACCTACACAAGGTGCAGGAGCAGTGGCTTTATTATTAAGTCATAATCCTAGAATTTTAGAATTAAATGACGATAGCGTTGCATATACTAATAACGTATATGATTTCTGGAGACCAACATCTGAAAAATATCCTGTCGTGGATGGTGCTTTATCTAAGGATGCATACATTGAATCATTCAACACAGTTTGGAATGAATACGCTAAACGTACAGGTCATGAAGTAAATGATTTTGAATCATTCTGTTTCCACGTTCCATTTACAAAAATGGGCGAAAAAGCCTTCAAGACTATTTTAAACGAAAACTTAGAAGATTCAATTAAAAACAGATTAATGGATGCATATCAAGATTCTGTATTATGGAATAGAGACGTAGGAAATATTTATACAGGTTCATTGTATTTAAGTTTAATCTCTTTATTACAAAACCATACATTCCAAGCAGGACAAAAAGTGTGTCTATTTAGTTATGGTTCAGGCGCAGTAGGTGAAATATTTAGTGGTTCAATCGTAGAAGGTTATGATAAAGCGCTAGACAAAGAAAAACACCTAGACATGCTTACATCAAGAGAACAATTATCTGTAGAAGAATACGAAACATTCTTTAATAGATTTGATAACCAAGAATTTGACTTCGAACGTGAACTTAGACAAGACCCATATTCAAAAGTATACTTACACAGTATCGCAGATCACATTAGAACATATAAAACAGAAGAATAATGAATGAAGCCTAGGACGTCGCTCAAGACGTCCTAGGCTTTTCAAATTTTTAGGTGTATTTTTTAGTATGAGTTGTATTACTGAGAAGATGTGAGTTAAAGATGCAGTAAACACACGAGATCGCGAAAATTGAACTTTATAAGTATCAAAGCCTAGGACAAGAGGCTTTGTCGTCTTACGTTCGTTCACATAATCGATAATGTCTTGTTTCTTATGTATTGTAATTGTTTCACTAGCCATAACCATACCTTCCTAAAAATAATCTGCACACATTTTGTTGGCAATAAACAGACCATTAATGTGATAATACAGGTATGCTGATTCTACGGATGTTTGTTGTAAAAATATACCCTAAGAATCAAAAAATTAACAAAGTAAAAATAAAAAACGCAAGGAGAGGTAATATGTTAACAATATATGGACATAGAGGATTACCTAGTAAAGCTCCAGAAAATACAATAGCATCTTTTAAAGCAGCATCAGAAATAGAAGGCGTAAATTGGCTAGAATTAGATGTAGGTATTACAAAAGATGAACAATTAATCATCATTCACGATGACTATTTAGACCGTACAACAAGTATGTCCGGGGAAATAACAGCATTAAACTATGAAGAATTAAAAGAAGCATCAGCGGGATTATGGTATGGTGAGAAATTTAAAGATGAACACTTACCAACATTCGATGATGTCATAGAAATAGCGAATGAATATAACATGAACTTAAACGTAGAATTAAAAGGCGTCACTGGCCCAAATGGACTGGCGCTATCTAAAAGTATGGTAAAACAAGTTAAAGAAAAATTAGCAAACTTAAATCAAAATCAAGAAGTACTCATATCAAGCTTTAACGTCGTACTCGTTAAATTAGCAGAAGAAATCATGCCAGAATATAAAAGAGCAGTCATCTTCCACACAACATCATTCAAAGAAGACTGGAGAACATTGTTAGACTATTGCAATGCGAAGATAGTGAATACAGAAGATGCCAAACTCACAAAAGCAAAAGTAAGAATGGTCAAAGAAGCGGGTTATGAATTAAACGTTTGGACCGTAAACAAACCAGCACGCGCAAACCAATTAGCAAACTGGGGTGTTGATGGCATATTCACAGACAGCGCTGATAAAATGGTGCATTTGTCTGAGTAGGAGAGACTATTAAAAATATAATTTGTTAAGGGAGCGGGACAGAAATCTAATTTGCATAAAAAGATTTCGTAGTCCCGCCCCGGCAAGGATGACTAGAGTTGAAAAAAGCTTGTTAAAAGCGCATTTTCAATTCAGTCAGCTACTGCCAAGATGTTCAAATAGACTGAGACATTATATTATGTCCCAGTCTATTTCCTACGATTTGTCAACTACTACGTAGTAAAATGTATTTAAAATTGGCATCACTAAATAAGCCTTTATTATTTAATAATTTTTTCAATATGTTATGATTTATTTGAATAGATTATCAGTGTGGAGACAAGTGATAATCATATTCTTTATTATTTATAACTAGATAATGAATGGTTTTAAGTAGCTTGTTAACGCAAGCTATTGAAGCAGTCTTGTGGCCTTTGCCATTAGGCTGCTTTTTTAATTTGTAATAATAGTCGATAATATGATTTTTAAATAACCTTTGACCCAACAGGAAATTTTTAATGATTAAGTAAAATAATGATCTAGCATGTTTGTTTCCACGTTTGTTAATTTTATCTTTAAAATGCGTTTTACCAGACTGATATCTTTTTATATCAATGCCTACATATGCATTCAATTGTTTATGAGAATCAAAGGATTTGATGTCACCTAATTCGCCAATAATCATTATGGCTGTTAAATCACCAATGCCAGGAATAGATTTAATTATTTTAAATTCTTCGAATTCCTCAGCTAACACTAATAACCTTTGTTTTATAGAAGCATGCCGTTTCATTAGATTTAATAAATCTTCAATCACATAAATTAATTTATCTGTTAAAAATGAATCTTTAGAAACAGAAGGATAACTGACCATAGAGAACTCTACGAGTTTTTTTGCATATTGTGCTTTCTTTTTCTCTGATAGATTTTTTTCTGTACAACTATTAATTGTATTTTTTAGTTCTTCAATTTCATTAGAATCAACAAAGTCAGGATGTGGGAACTTACTAGCTACTTGTAAAGCCAATTTTGAATATCTATCCTTAAATAGGTTTTGTAATTCTGGAAAAGTCATATCTAGTAACTGAATCAATTGGTTTTTTAAGTAATTTTGTTGATTGTTAATTTCTTCATAGTATCTTGTCAGTTCTCTCAGTTTTACGTATTTTTCTTCCATTAAATTTCTAGAAGGTTTTTTATTTATATTTTTAGCTAAAACGGCAAGTTTATGTGCATCAGATTTATCTGTTTTCCAATTTCTTAAAGAATTAGTTAGTAATTTTGCCTCAAGAGGATTAATTACACAAAATGAAATGTTGTTAACTGTACAGAATTTCTCTAACACTTTTGAATATATACCAGTAGCTTCAAATAAAAAATATACTCCTGCGAAATCCTTTATATATTTGTTTAGTGACTCAAAACCATTATTATCGTGGGTAATTTCAAATTCTTTAACAAATTCATTGTTTGAATAATGTGCAATAAAACTCTTTCCTTTTCCAACATCTATACCAAAATATTCGATAAAAATCACTCCTAAGTTATTAAATTTAAGAAGCTTTAACTTCACTTAGCCTTACTTAGTTCATTTTCCTGTACACGATTTCAAGGGACCCAACATACTAAAATCGAATTCATAAGGAGAGTGAAGTTCTCCAGTTTTTGCTACGGGTTCTATGACCCTAGAGACCGATCGGAGTACTTCTCTCTTCTACTATTTCATATTCTTAAAATAAGTACCAACGGTATGAAAAAGAATATGAAAAAAGTAGCGAAGTTCATCTACCGTCGTAGATTACTTCGCTACTAATCTTAGTATGTTTTTGTTTGTAATATGTAAAAAACCATATTGATAATTTATTCCAAATGATAAAATAATTTCAAGAGTAGTAAATGAAAAACAATAATCGGGAGAAAAAGTATGAAGAAATTTTTTATTTTAGTTTGCTTATTATTGATTGTTTCTGGGTGTGGTAAATTAAACAATCATCAAGCAGATGAAGATGAACTAGGGGATAGGTAGTGACCCCCCAAAGTTAGAGTTTCCATTATGCTATTAATTGGCTGGATTGAGTTCGGTATTGTACTGGACTTCGTCCAGCCAATTTTAATTTCAAACGTTCATTGTTATACCAATAGATGTAATCCTCAATTCTTCTTTTTAATGTTTCATAGTTAACAAGTTCTTCTCCATGATACATTTCCTGCTTCATGATGCCAAAGAAATTCTCCATAGAAGCATTATCCGCACACGTCGCTTTACGTGACATACTTTGATAAATCCTTTGTTCCGATAATCTTCTAATCCATGCATTATGCTGATAATGCCAACCTTGATCAGAATGTATCGTCGTACGATATGGTGCTTCATGCTTAATGATTGTAACTGCTTTATCCAATGATTGAAGTACTAAGTCTAATGTTGGTCTTCTGGATATACCATAAGAAATGATTTCCCCATTGTATAAATCCATAATAGGGCTGAGATATAATTTTTGTTCTTCAGCACATTTAAATTCAGTGATATCTGTCACTAATTTTTGAAGTCGAATAGATGTATGGAATCTACGATTCAAGCGATTTTCAGCCACTTTACCAACTGTACCTTTGTATGATTGATAGCGTGATTTACGTGTGAATTTTTGACATTTTAATCCTAGTTCTCGCATAATTCGTTGTACTTTCTTATGGTTAATGAGATAACCTTGATTTCTCAAAGCTAAATATATACGACGATAGCCGTATTTACCGTTGTGTTTTTGAAAAAGTTCAATGATCTTTTTCTTCCAACCTTTATCTAAATCTTCCTTTTGTAATTGTTTGGCATGGTAATGATAGGTTGCTTCTGGTATACCAACCTTTACTAAGATATCTTTTAATTTGAATCCTTCTTCTTTGAGTTCGAATGCCACTGCTGCTTGTGCTTTTCTAGAAAGGCACTCGGATTCTCTCGAAAAGCGTTCAACTTTTTTAAATAAGCATTCTCTAATCGAAGATTTTCATTTTCTAGCTCTAACTCTTTTTCTCGTGATAGGTTTTGATTAGATTTCTTCTGTTTCTTCTTTTTCATGGGAGGTCGTCCTTTCGGCTTTTCGAGTCCTTCCACACCTTCTTTGTCATATATCTTTTTCCATCGCACAATAATAGATGGGGTATTTAGGCCAAATTTAATCGCTGTATCTTGGAAGGAATCGCCTGTTCTTTTCATATAGTTTAATACATTTATTTTGAATGTAACAGAATAAACTGTCTTTTTCTGTTTCTTTTTAATGCCATCTACACCGAATGATTGAAAGGCTTTTACCCATGTTCGTATAATAATTTTATCAGGTATATTATATTTTTTAGCTAATTTTCGATAACCATAATGGCCATCTAGATAATCTCTTACAACTTTCAACTTAAATTCATCACTATATTTTGTCATATTAAAACACCCCCTAAAGTTAGTTTTTTTACTCTAACTTTAGGGGTGCAGTACCATATTGTGGTTGGTGGCGTTTTGTCAGAAATGATTGAACATCCAGATGATTTTGAAGCATACGAATCGAAAAATCAGAAGTATATGAAATATGCTAAACAAAAAGTTCCGTATGTTTCGGATTTTATATTAATGCCAACTACGATTGTTGTGAACAAAGACTTAATAGGAAATATTAAAGTTAGGGGTTATAAAGACTTATGTGCTGATGAATTGAAAGGTAAAGTGGTTTATTCTAATCCTCTAGAAACAACGACGGGATACCAACATATGAAAGCTATTGAAAGTATTAATCACAATGTTGATGACGTAAAAGATTTTATGGCTTCTGCAAATAAAGTTGATAAATCTTCTAAAGTTATACAAGAAGTTGCGAAAGGTAAATATTATGCTGGTTTAAGTTATGAATCGGATGCTAAAGCTTATATTAACAAAGGTTATCCTCTGAAAATGATTTATCCAAGTGAAGGTACAATGTTGAATCATGACGGCATCGCGCTTGTAAAAAAAGAAAATATTAATCCGAAAAGTAAAAAACTGATTAATTACTTAACAAGTAAAAAGGTTCAACAAAAAATAGCAGATGAGTATAAAATTCAGTCCGGTAGAAAAGATGTTTTTAATCAAAATAAGCAAGTTGCAGCAAAGTTCAGGGAAATTCCTGTTATTAAGGATGACGATATTAGTGATCTAACTAGAAAGCAATTTTTGGAGTTGATTCAATGATACCAACTAAACCTTATCAACGTATGATTAGAAAATCTTTATTTATCACTACAATACTACCGGCATTTTTAATTATATTAATAGGATTTGCAACATTTTTAGGCGTATACAGAATGATTGAAATAAATAGTTTGAAGCATAATATAGTTGAAAGTAAAGATATTGTCACGTCATTAAATCAAAAAGTTACAAAAGCAATTAATAATGATAAACACAAATTTGAATCTTTAAATACTAAGAATGGTCATGATAAAACAGAAATACGTCGTCTCATTAATGACTCTATTCACATAAAAGATGCTTCTATGATTTATATATTAGAAAATCATGATATAAAAATGACAAATAATTATGAAGATAAAAATTTATCGAATTTACTTCGCATAAAGAGTCAAAATATAAAGTTTAACAATGGTTATTATAAACTTTCGATATACATAGAAGAACAACCTTATTTGAATCAATTGCACTATAAAAATAATCAACATTTATTATTAGTAGATAGTTATGATAATGTCTTGTATTCAAATTATGAAAAGATCCTGTCAAACTATAAAGTTACATTACCTAAATTTGGCTATGTTTATAAAAGTGAATATATACCTGAGTTAAATGCACATATTGTTTTATTAAAAGATATACATGAAATATTGAATGACGGTTTTAAATTACTATCAATTATGTTGTTAACATTCGTCATTTTAACTATTTTTGGTTACATTTCTTCTAGTAAAATTTCTCAAGTTCAAACACGAGATATAGAATCAATTATTAAGCGAATTAAATACGCAAAAGAAAGAAAGCTCGGAACATATGAACCATTGTCTCGTACAAGTGAATTAGAAGAAATTAA encodes:
- a CDS encoding sensor histidine kinase yields the protein MIPTKPYQRMIRKSLFITTILPAFLIILIGFATFLGVYRMIEINSLKHNIVESKDIVTSLNQKVTKAINNDKHKFESLNTKNGHDKTEIRRLINDSIHIKDASMIYILENHDIKMTNNYEDKNLSNLLRIKSQNIKFNNGYYKLSIYIEEQPYLNQLHYKNNQHLLLVDSYDNVLYSNYEKILSNYKVTLPKFGYVYKSEYIPELNAHIVLLKDIHEILNDGFKLLSIMLLTFVILTIFGYISSSKISQVQTRDIESIIKRIKYAKERKLGTYEPLSRTSELEEINKYVYDLFESNEALIHSIEDTEKSLREIQLKEIERQFHPHFLFNTMQTIQYLVSTSPNKAEEILQQLSEMLRYSLRVKSDNVLVKDELLYIKKYISIQNVRFDDKIKLLIDVPSDIKEMKIDKMCIFPFIENAIKHNEREHDLTINIRIRENAHHLLIIVKDDRDGMSKEQLRLTRENLNLSVYETTHLGLNHLNHKLILKYGIKSKIKIYSIENKGTMIALRIPRGR